The following are encoded together in the Magnetospirillum gryphiswaldense MSR-1 v2 genome:
- a CDS encoding bifunctional enoyl-CoA hydratase/phosphate acetyltransferase, with translation MVEMMENRTWAEIKIGDSASVTRTCRMEDVELFGVATGDLNPTHYNAEQAQSLAHHRKVMAHSLWTGSLLSAVLGNELPGAGTVYRSQSFDFQLPVEVGDTVTVFIIVTEKIEPTDVVFSCKAVNQNGAQVFTGIARVTAPTQKVIQPRTELHEVSLRRRHHVFEDIIERCAALDPISVAVCHPCDQVSLEGPIEAYKLGLINPILVGPEAKIRSLAAEFGFDLTGLRIIDTQHSHESAEKSVELCRTGQAEALMKGSLHTDEMMHEVASRATGLRTGRRISHVFVMDVPTYPKMLLISDAAINIYPTLEDKVDIAQNAIDLALCMGVVMPKVAILSAVETVYPKINSTIEAAALCKMADRGQITGAILDGPLAFDNAISAEAAKIKKINSPVAGQADILLVPDLEAGNMLAKQLSYLADADAAGIVLGARVPIVLTSRADSAKARLASCAVAVLFAHARRVAGKVAAQ, from the coding sequence ATGGTCGAGATGATGGAAAACCGCACCTGGGCTGAAATCAAGATCGGCGACAGCGCCAGCGTCACCCGGACCTGCCGCATGGAGGATGTCGAACTGTTCGGCGTCGCCACCGGCGATCTCAACCCCACCCATTACAATGCCGAGCAGGCGCAAAGCCTGGCCCATCACCGCAAGGTGATGGCGCATTCGCTGTGGACCGGATCGCTGCTGTCGGCGGTTCTGGGCAACGAATTGCCCGGTGCCGGCACCGTCTATCGCAGCCAAAGCTTCGATTTCCAATTGCCGGTCGAGGTGGGGGACACCGTCACCGTTTTCATCATTGTGACGGAAAAGATCGAGCCCACCGATGTGGTCTTCTCCTGCAAGGCGGTCAACCAGAACGGCGCCCAAGTGTTCACCGGTATCGCCCGGGTGACGGCGCCGACGCAAAAGGTGATCCAGCCGCGCACCGAATTGCATGAAGTGTCGTTGCGTCGCCGCCATCATGTGTTCGAGGACATCATCGAGCGCTGCGCGGCCTTGGACCCCATTTCGGTGGCGGTGTGCCATCCGTGCGATCAGGTGTCGCTGGAAGGCCCGATCGAGGCCTATAAGCTGGGTCTGATCAACCCCATCCTGGTGGGGCCGGAAGCCAAGATTCGCTCGCTTGCCGCCGAATTCGGCTTCGACCTGACCGGCCTGCGCATCATCGACACCCAGCACAGCCACGAATCGGCGGAAAAGTCGGTGGAGCTGTGCCGCACCGGCCAAGCCGAGGCGTTGATGAAGGGCAGCCTCCACACCGACGAGATGATGCATGAAGTGGCCAGCCGCGCCACCGGCCTGCGCACCGGGCGGCGCATCAGCCATGTCTTCGTCATGGACGTGCCGACCTATCCCAAGATGCTGCTGATCTCGGACGCCGCCATCAACATCTATCCGACCTTGGAAGACAAGGTGGACATCGCCCAGAACGCCATCGACCTGGCCCTGTGCATGGGCGTGGTGATGCCCAAGGTGGCCATCCTGTCGGCGGTGGAAACCGTCTATCCCAAGATCAATTCCACCATCGAGGCGGCGGCTTTGTGCAAGATGGCCGATCGCGGCCAGATCACCGGTGCCATTCTGGATGGCCCCTTGGCCTTCGACAACGCCATCTCGGCGGAAGCGGCCAAGATCAAGAAGATCAATTCCCCCGTCGCCGGTCAGGCCGACATCCTGCTGGTGCCCGATCTGGAAGCCGGCAACATGCTGGCCAAGCAATTGTCCTATCTGGCCGATGCCGATGCCGCCGGTATCGTGCTGGGGGCGCGGGTTCCCATCGTGCTGACCAGCCGCGCCGATTCGGCCAAGGCCCGTCTGGCCAGTTGCGCCGTCGCCGTGTTGTTCGCCCATGCTCGCCGCGTCGCCGGCAAGGTTGCCGCCCAATAG